GGAGCAACACCGGTACTGTCAATCTGCGTGGCGGCACGCTTGCCGGCGGCAACGTCACCAACGCCGCCAGCGGCACAATGGCCGGCTTCGGCACCCTCTCGAATCTTGCTCAGAATCTCGGCGTACTCACCGCGAGCAATGGGACACTGACCGTGAGTGGTCTGCCCGTGCAAAACGGCACTGTTGGCGCAGCGAACAATGGCATTCTCAATTACCTCCAGGACTGGACCAACAGCGGCACGCTCACCAATGCGGCGACGGGCACTGTCATCGGTGGCAGCATCACCAACGCTGCCGCGGGCACCATCAAGGGCGGCGGCTTCATCAACCCATTGCTCGTCAACCAGGGCCGCATGGACTTTGGCGGCACAGTTAGCAACAACTTCATTCAAACCGCCGGCAGCTTCACAGTCAGCGGCTCGGCGACGATCACCGGCAACGCCACCATCAGCGGCGGCGCGGTCAACCTCGTCGGCAACAAGCTCACCGCCGGCCAGTTCGTGGTCACGGGCAGCGGCCTGCTCACCAACAGCGTCACCGGCGCGACCCTCAACGGCGGCATCACCAATGCTGGCACCGTCTCGTTCTTTAGCGATGTGTTCGTCAACGGTCCGGTCACCAACACCGGCACGTGGTTCCAGAAGGGCGTCATCAGCAACGACGTCGTCAACTCCGGCACTTTCAGCCTGTTTAAGAACAGTGTCAACCCGCTGATCACCGGCGGCATCCTCAACAGCGGCTCGCTCATTTTCGACAACAACAATTCCCCGACCGTCAACGGCTCGATCACCAACACCGGCTCCGTTGCCTTCAACGCCGTGGTCGGTGGCAACTACGTGCAGACCGCCGGCAGCCTGACCATCAATCAGTCAGCGGGCAATGCCGTGGTCAAGGGCACGGCCAGCATCAGCGGCGGCACGTTCGACTTGAACGGCAAGACGTACTCCAACGGCCTGATGGTCGTCAGCGGCTTGGGCGTACTCACCAACTCCGTGGCCGGCGCGACGTTTAGCGGCGGCCTCAGCAATGCCAACGTCGTGGCCGTCACCGCCGATACATTCTTCAACGGCCCGATCACCAATACCGGGTCTTTCTTCCTCCAGGGCGCCATCAGCAACAGCTTCGTCAATTCGGGCACCGTCAAACTCAACAACGATGCGACGATCACCGGCGTCGCCAGCATCACGGCCGGCCTGTTCAATCTGAACGGGATGGATTTGTTCAACAGCGCGATGAGCCTTACCGGTGGCAGCGTGTTGACGAACACCGTTGCCGGCGCCAGTGTGAATGGCGGTATTTCCAACGCGGCCACAATTTCTGTCTCCACCGACACGTTCTTCAAAGGCACGGTGACCAACACCGGCGCGTTCTTCTTTCAGGGCGCGATCAGCAATAACCTGGTCAGTTCGGGCACGGTCTTTCTCAACAACAATGCGACCATCACCGGCACCGCCAGCATTACTGCCGGCACGTTCGATCTAAACGGCCGAATCCTGACCAACGCCCTGATGGTCGTTAGCGGCTCGGGCGTGCTCACCAACTCGGTCGCTGGCGCAACGCTCCGCGGCAGCGCCAACCTCCAGAACGCTTTCCTCTCAGGCTCCACGGTGACCAACGCCGGGATTCTCTCAGGCTCGGGCACGATCTCGGCATCGCTCGTCAACGCCGCTGGCGGCTCGCTCACCGCGACCAACGGCAAATTGACCGTGACCGCCGCGCCGGTGCAAAACGGCGCTGTCAACGTCGCCACCTCGGGCAAGCTCGACGTGGCCCAAGCCTGGCAAAATAACGGTACCGTGAACATGCTCGGCGGCACGCTCGTTGACGGCGATACAACCAACACGGCATCGGGCACGGTGATCGGCTTCGGCACCATTTCAAATCTCATGGTCAATCTGGGCACACTGACCGCGACCAACGGCACGCTGCTGTTGGCTGGTGCCCCCGTGCAAAATGGCGCCGTCAACATCGCCACCTCAGGCAAGCTCGATGTGACCCAGGATTGGCAAAACAACGGCTCCATCAATATGCAGGGCGGATTCCTCGTGGACGGCACGCTGACCAACCTGGCCGGCCACACCGTCACCGGCTTCGGCACAATCTCCAATCTCCTCGTCAATTCCGGCATATTGATCGCCACCAACGGAACGTTGAACCTGGTCGCCAAGCCGTCGGGTAACGGCACAATCAACATCATGTCCTCCGGCACGTTGAACGTCACTCCCGACTGGCAGAACGGCGGCATGCTGAATCTGCGGGGCGGGACGTTGGCTGGCGGAAACTTCACCAACGCCGCCGGCTCGGTGCTGACAGGCGTCGGCACCATCTCAAGTCTCCTTGTCAACTCCGGCACGTTGACGGCGACCAACGGCACGCTGACGCTCGCACTGGCCCCCGTCCAAAACGGCACTGTCAACATCGCCAACGCAGCCACTCTAAATGTCGTTCCCGCTTGGGCGAACTCCGCTGCGGGTACCGTCGTGCTCGGCGGCGGGGTGCTCACGGGCGGCACGTTCACCGTGGACGGCACTGTAAGCGGCAACGGTACCATTGCCGCCAATCTCAGCCTCGGGGCCAAAACTCTCACGGTCAGTGGTGGTCAACTGAACTTGAGTGGTAACACTACGATCAGTAGTGGCACGGTTGCGGGCGGCCCGACACGAAATCTTGGTACAATCACCGGATTCGGGAGCTTCACGGGGGCGCTAGTCAACGACCGCCGCGTCAACGTCACGAACGGCATGCTCAGCGTCGCGAGTGCCTTCACGCAGAATGGCACCGTCACCATCGCTGCCGCCAGCACGCTAAACGTAGCCCCCAATTGGGCCAACGCCGGCACGATTCTCATGAGCGGCGGAATACTCGCCGGGGGCACCACCACCAACAACGCCGGTGCCAGCCTCACGGGCTTTGGAACCATTTCCAACCAGTTCATCAACCTCGGCACGATGACGGCCACCAACGGCACGTTGCTGGTGTTCGACGTGCCGACTCAGTCAGGGACCATAAACATCGTCACTACGGGCGTGTTCCAGGTCAGCGGGGCGTTGACGAACTCCGGCACGATTACCATCAATTCGGGCGGTTCTCTGACCGGCGCCAACATCGTGTTGAATACCGGCACGATCAACGCCAACGCCTCCAGCAGCATCAGCGGCGCGGTCATTATCATCAACGGCGGGATCGTCTCGGGCGGTGCGAGCAACGCGATCAACAGCGGCACGATCGTCGTTAACAGCACGGGCGTACTCCAAAGCCAGTTTCAGACGGCGCTGGACTCCGCCGTGATCACGGTCAACACCAACGGCACATTGCGGTTCAACGTCAGCGCGCAAAACCCAGGCAACGCCATCACTTTAAACAGCGGCGCCATCGTCGAAGCCAACGCGGCCCTGACATTGAACAGCGCCAACGTCGCACTGCCGACGGCAGGGCTGATCGTATTCAATGGCACTTCCGGCATCACGATCAGCAACGCGTATCCCGCACTCACAGGCGACATTACGTTCGATGGAAGCAACACCAACGTCACCATCGGTTCCATAGCCGAAACCGGCGGCTCGCACAGCCTGACGAAGAACGGTACCGGCGCTCTCAACCTGATCGGGGCCGACAGCTATTCGGGCGGCACGGTCGTCAACGCCGGGACACTCAACGCCAATGCGACCGGAGCCCTGGACTCGGCCCCTCTCACGGTCAACGGCGGTGCCGCCAATCTCAACGCCAGCAACACCATGACCGGCGGCGCCACGTCGGTCAATGGCGGCGTGTTGAACGCCAACGCGGTGGGTGCGCTCGGTAGCGGCACGCTCACGATGAACGGCGGGACGGTCGGTATGAACGCGACCAATGCCTACACTGGCTCTGCGGACATGACCGTCGGCTCATTGGCCACGCTGGTCACGACGGTCAAGGGCGGCACACCGTTTGGCGCGGCGACGATCTACAACTACGGCACGCTGGCCATTAGCGGTGTGAACGGTTCGATGGTCGGCAACACCAACAACGTGGTCTTCCAGCCCGGCAGCACGTTGTTTATCGATCAGACCGGCCAGACCAATGGCAGCAGTTACGATCGTTGGGGCGATTCACAAGCGATTGCGCTGAATGGCTCGACATTGATGCTCCGCGGCATTGCCAGCAGTAACGCTGCGGCCGAAACCGTGGGCAATGTCAGTTTTGCTGGCGGAAGCCAGATAGCCCTCACCGATCAGGGAGGCGGCGTCAGCCTCGTCATCAACAGTAACCTGACCCGCGTCGGCCGGGCCACGCTGGACATTGATCCGAGCGCAACACTGACGGGCATCGTACTCAGTGGCAGCGTCAACGCCGCGCGGTTGGTCGTCAACAGCCCGCTGGCCACCAGCAATGGCATGGTTGCCGCGTATTTTGTGGATGTGGCAAACAACACGTTCCTGAATTACGTGCGGTCGGGAAGCTCGACCGGCTTGGTGGACGCTGTCGCCACCGTAGCCGATATCGATACGGCTGTCGCCACCAACAACGTGCTGGTGCAAGGCTCCAGCGGAAACCAAGTGAGCCACGATTTGAGCCTGTGGTCGTTGCGCGCTCTGAAGGACATCGCCAGCACCGGCGGGCAACATACCATCACCGACGGCAGTGGGGGGTTGATCATCGGCGGCAACTTCACGGTCAGTCCGAATCTCGCGTTCAATTCGGCTGAAGCGCTGGTCTTTGTCAGTAGCGGCAATACCGGTACGCTGGCCGGCAATATCAGCGGCAGCAACGGCTTCACGAAATTTGGTATGGGCAATCTTGTCCTCAGCGCCAGCGCCAATACGTTTAGCGGTCCCACGACGATCAACGAGGGATTGCTCCGCGTCGTCACTGGCGGCAACGGCCTGGCCAATACCAATGAATTAACCGTCGGCAACGCGGGCACATTCGATATGAACGTGAACCAGGTGATTGGCGGGTTGGCTGACTTGGGGACCGTGACCAACAGCACGGCCATCGCGCGCTCGCTGACCATCCTCAACACCAACACGTTTGTCTTCTCCGGCACGATCGCTGGTCCGCTTAGCCTGACCAAACAGGGCCTCGCGACGCAGACGCTGGCGGGGGCGAACAGTTACACGGGCCAGACAACGGTCGCGGCGGGCACACTGCTGGTGCATGGGTCGCTCAACAACGCCGGAGGAACAGTCACCGTGAACTCCGGCGCGACGCTCGGCGGCACCGGCACCGTCAGCCGCGCCGTTGTGGTCAACGCGGGCGGCGCCATCCTGGTCAACAACGGTGCAGCGCCGTTCACGCTGAATGGCGGGTCAGTGTTTAACAGCGGCGTGATTACTGCCAACCTCGGGCAACTGATTATCGGTGGCGTGTTCACCAACGCCGGTACGTTCAGCGCGCTCAACGGCAGCGTGGGCACGATCTCCTCGGCGATGTTCAATTCCGGAAGTATGCTCCTGGATGCCAGCACCCTGAATGCGGCGCTGTCGTGGCGCAACACAGGCACACTGAACCTGGTGAACGGCACGCTCCTCGGCGGTGCTCTGACCAACGCGGGCAGGGTCAGCGGGTCGGGCACAATCGGTTCGTCTGTCATCAACAACAGCGGCGCGACCATCACTGCTTCCGGCGGAGGCACATTGACATTGACGGCCATCCCCCTCCAGAACGGCCTCGTCAATATCCTTGGCACCCTCAACGTAGCCTCCGCTTGGAGCAACGGGAACGCGGGCACGGTCACCATCAATGGCGGCGTCCTCACGGGCGGCACATTCACGGTGGATGGCGCGGTCACGGGCAACGGTACCATCTCTGCGAACATGGTGATCGGCAACGCCAAGACGGTCACCGTCAACGGTGGGCAGATGAACCTCACCGCGTTGACCACGATGGGCGGCGGAATCATCAACGGCGGTCCCGGGGTAAATAATTTTGGAACAATGTCGGGGGCCGGTACCATTAGCGCTACATTGGCTAATACCGGTTATATTCGCGCCACGAACGGGTTGCTGTTCGTGCAAACATTGGCTGGCAATCAGGCGGCAGGCATCCTGGAAGCCAGCGCGGGTGCAACATTGGCTATCAATGGGACCACAGCATGGCTGAACAACGGCCAGCTCACTGTCTCGGGTGGCACGGTCATCGGCGGCGCCATCAGCAATAACGCGTCCAAAGTCATCAGCGGCTTCGGCACCATTAGTCCCAATGTCTATAACAGTGGCCAGGTCCTGGTGAACAATCCCGGCCAGGTGCTCACCTTGAACAATTCCCTGGTCAACCTCGCCGGCGGCGTTGTCGCTGCCAACACAGGCAGCCTCGCCATCAACGGCACTTTCACCAATGCTGGCACCTTGAACATGGTCCATAGCGTTGGGACGTTCTCGGGCGCTGTCGTCAACAGTGGTGCGTGGATCACGGATCCGACGATCAATGTTTTCCAGAACACGTACACGGTCACCAGCAGCGGGTTCATACAGTCCAGCGCTGGCGACGTGTACATCTTCACCAACAACGCGACGACGGCGGCCAATTTCATCAACGTGAGCACCAACAAGTCCCAATACGACACCCGGGCCAGTGATTTCGTGTTCGCCAATACGTTGGGTCTCACACAGGTATTTGCCGCCGCGGGCCACGACTTCGGACCGGCGGCGTCGATGGCCACGAACCGGATCGAAGGCCTCAACGCCGATCCCTTCTCACTCCCTCAGTACAGCAACAACTTTGCGCTCGGCACGCTGGAAATCTCGGACTTCACCACCGTACGGGTGACCGACGCGTTCAGTACGCTGGGCCCCGGTACGAATGACGGGTTCGAAGCCGCCCTCTATTTGGACAATCTCTTCCTCGGGTCGAATTCATTGCTGCTGATCGGAAGTAATGTGCAGCTCTATTTCATCAATTCCAACAGCTGGAGCATGGCCAACGTCCAACTCGAGGGGAATCCGAACTTCGATAACTCCCTCAACGGGATACACCAGCTTGCGGTCATACCCGAGCCGAGTGTCGTTCTGCTGTGGTTGAGCGGCATCACCACTCTCTGCGCCGCCCGCCGGCGGCAAGCGCGTGCCCGGCAATAGCATCGGGTCCATCGAGTGCCGGCGGTGGCGCCCAGTCGGTCGTGATTTCCAGTCGTGACAACCCCGGCTCGACAGGTAAACTGCGGGCATGCTTTACGGCCAAACGCCGAAGTGGATTGACTGGCTGGACCGCCGGATGCCGGGTTTCGGAATCCCCAACCTCGCCCTGTACCTTGTCGCGGCACAAGTCTGCGGTTTTTTTCTGACGTTGGCCAATCCGAACGCGATCGGGCTTCTCATTCTTGATCCCTCGCTGGTGCTAAAGGGCGAGGTCTGGCGATTGATCACTTTTCTGGCGGTACCGCAGACACTGAGCGCGCTGTGGATGGTATTGGCGCTCTACTTTCTGTATTTCATCGTCAATATCATTGAAGAAGAGTGGGGCGAGTTCCGCACCACATTATATGTGTTGGTGGCGGTGCTACTAACCATTGCTTTTTCTTGCACCTTTCAAGTGCGGATCTACAGCACCGTGGAGCTTGGATCGACGCTTTTTCTGGCCGCCGCGACGATTGCGCCAGAGATGCAAATCCTTTTGTTTTTCGTCCTTCCCGTAAAAATGAAATGGCTGGCGTGGTTGTCGGTTGCTGGCATTGTCTTTTTTCTGATTTTCGGAACGATGTTGAGCCGTTTGTATTTGGTGGCCATGTACGCCAATTATCTACTGTTCTTCGGACCGTATTTTGCGGGACGGCTCAAGGCCTTTTACCGGAGAAAGAAATTCCGGCAGGAAGTCGCGGCTGGTCGCATCCATAGAGACGAACCAACGGAATAACATGCAGACCCCGATGAAATACCGGCGCTTTGGCCGCACCAACCTCTCCATGCCCGTCATTTCGTGCGGGGGAATGCGCTACCAGCATTCATGGAAAGACGAGGATGCCAGCGGCATCACCGCCGAGGGCCAGGCCAACCTCGAAGCGACCATCCATCGCGCGCTCGAGTTGGGCATCAACCACATTGAAACCGCGCGCGGTTACGGCACGTCCGAGTTGCAATTGGGCAAAATCCTGCCGCACTTGCCGCGCGAGCGGATGATCATCCAAACGAAAGTCAGCCCGTGCGCCGATCCGAAGGAATTCCTGGCCACGTTCAACCAATCTATGGAAAACTTGCAACTCGACCATGTTGACCTGCTGGGCCTCCACGGTATTAATAACGAAGAGGTGCTTGATTTTGCCATGCGTCGCGGCGGTTGTCTTGAGGTCGCCCGACAGCTCCAGAAGGAAGGCCGCGTCCGTTTCATCGGATTCTCGACGCACGCCGTACCGCGCGTGATTGCCAGGGCCATCGAATCGGGCCAATTCGATTACGTCAACCTGCACTGGTACTTCGTTAATCCACTGAATTGGTCGTCGGTGCAGGCGGCGACGAAACACGACATGGGCGTGTTCATCATCAGCCCGAACGACAAAGGCGGCATGTTGCAGAATCGCCCGGCGAAAATGGCGGAGTTGTGTGCGCCACTGACGCCGATACAGTTTAACGACCTCTATTGCCTCGCGCGACCCGAAGTGCACACGCTCAGTTGCGGCGCGGCGCGTCCCGCCGATTTCGATGAGCATATTGCCGCGCTGGAGTTCTACGGTCGCGAAGCTGAAACGATTGCGCCCGTGGAACGCCGTTTGCGCACGGAAATGGAACGGGTGCTCGGAGCCGATTGGTGCTCGCATTGGACCGAGGGTTTACCGGAGTACTCGGAAGCTCCCGACCAGGTGAATGTTATCGAAATCCTGCGGCTCTGGATGTATGTGAAATCCCTCGATCTCGTGGAGTGGGGGAAGATGCGATATAATTTACTGGGCAATGCGGGCCATTGGTTCCCGGGTGAAATGGTCAGCAAGATTACCGACGAACAAAAACTCCGATCGGCCATCTCTGAAAGCCCGTTCGCTTCAAGGATCCCGGAAATTCTCCGAGAAGCCCATGAGCTATTGTTTACCGAGCCAAAGAAGCGACTGAGCCAGAGTTGAGTTGGCAACTAGGATGCCAACGGAATGGCGTTCTCGCGTGCGAGTTTGCGCAACGCATTGACCGCCACCCCAAAAAGTTCGGGCCCGCTGAAGCCGGAAGATTGTCCTGCGATCGCCAGGTGTGGTTCGAAGCTCAAAAATCCCTTATAGTCATTTGCGCAGGCATCCTTCAGAATCTCGGCAATGTGTCCATTACCCTCGCCCGCCGGTACAACCTTGCCGCTGTCGAGGAGGGCGTCCTTAATATGGATATGCACCGTGTACGGTTTCAGGAGCGGCCAGTTGTCGAGGGGGTCTTCACCGGCCTGGACGAAGTTGGCGAAGTCGAAGGCCGCACGGAACTTGGGCGAGTCGAGGTTCTGGTGCAGGTCGAGGCATGACGCGCCAAGTTCACCGTAGATGTGCCGCTCGTTTTCGTGAAGGAGGACCGGACGGCAGGACCGGACATAGTCGATCTTTTCTTGAAGGCGATGCAGGACTTTCGCTCGTCCGTTCGGGAAAGCTCCGTAGTAGCTAAAGATGCGAACGAACGGCGCGTCGAAGAATTCCGCGAGCTCGACGGCGAGTTTGAAACGCTCGAAATGCGGCCCGAATGGCTCGCTCAGCTTGACCTTTCCAATAGGCGAACCGATGCCAATCACGCCCAGGCCGTTGTCCGTGAGCTTTTGCTTGATTTCTGCGCGCATCGATTTGTCGAAATCAAGGACGTTCCTGCCATCCACGCCGCGCAACTCAACGTGAGTGACACCTTGTCGTTTACACTCGGCTATCTGGACATCCAAGTCCGGCGAGATCTCGTCGGCGAACGCGGCTAGGCCGAGCATAGATTCTCTTTGGTGAAGACAAAACTTTGCTGGAGTGAGTCGAAGGGATCGCCGGGACAGGTGTCCTGCTCAATGCAAAACCATTCGCAGCCAGCCGCTTCTGCGGCCGCGATGATTCGCTTCCAATTCAGATTGCCGTTGCCGATCTCCGCGAAGGTCGGCTTGTTCTCGGCGTTCACGGCGTAATCTTTCATGTGCAGAATCGGCAGCCGATTTTTGAGCCGGTCGCACCATTCGACGGGATCACCGCCGCCATTCTGCACCCAATACGTGTCCGGCTCGCCCTGCAAGTAGCGGGGGTCGGTTTCGTCGAAGAGGATTTCCAGAATGGGCTTGCCGCCCAACCGGCGGAACTCGATTTGGTGGTTGTGATAACACAACACCTGCCCTGCCTCATGGAGCACTTCGCCCGCGGCATTGAGCCGCGCCGCAAACGTTTTCACATCGGCGAGTGTGTCGAACTTGATCCCGGCAGGCCAGGCGTAGGCAGTGATTTGGCAAGCCAGTTTCTGAAGCCGCTCGACGACACGTTGCGGCTCATTCAGGATCATGTTCCCATCTTCATGTGTCGCGCAGCAGGTCAGGCCCTCGTTCTTGAGCAGGGCGACCAATTTGGTTTCCTCCATCGGGCCGAGGCCGCTGATTTGCACAGCTTCGTAACCGATCGCGCGAATTTTTTTCAGCGTCTTGGCGATTTCGGCCGGCGTCTTCGCGAAATCACGGACGGTGTACAGTTGAGCGGCAATTTGTTGAATTCTCATCGTTTGTAGGAGGCGGCCAGATCGTCGGTGATCACGCCGGGAGGGCGTTTGGCTCCCCGCTTGAATCGTGAGGTGTCGATCTTGCCTTGCAAAAATTCTTCGTAGGCGGCGGCGTCCAGTGGCAGTTCAA
This genomic stretch from Verrucomicrobiia bacterium harbors:
- a CDS encoding autotransporter-associated beta strand repeat-containing protein yields the protein MFANTLLAATVKWNQGTFSSNGTFDLNDSANWTGGAPANGNSVFMVWTSNQNGKTQTITNAPSSTFFADSLSLTNASTANNDNVSVIVSGMAFFTNGVGQINFGGTAGSGALSLQFSSNVTFKTLTMGGSGGSGVGTLTLAGTASGNTIVFTNGVGNSFLNINGPLGLTGALIATNINATSAGTLAGNATVAQLILNNTTTNRFTISGSTTVTGAVASVVGGFTLASSGTLSLGGSGGLIISNVAPLINGTLNVSNQTLNAKTNWANSGTVLIAGGFVVGNNLTNNAGATVLGFGTLSNLLVNSGTLTVTNGTLNVTTAPVQNGIVNLESLATLNVVPAWSNTGTVNLRGGTLAGGNVTNAASGTMAGFGTLSNLAQNLGVLTASNGTLTVSGLPVQNGTVGAANNGILNYLQDWTNSGTLTNAATGTVIGGSITNAAAGTIKGGGFINPLLVNQGRMDFGGTVSNNFIQTAGSFTVSGSATITGNATISGGAVNLVGNKLTAGQFVVTGSGLLTNSVTGATLNGGITNAGTVSFFSDVFVNGPVTNTGTWFQKGVISNDVVNSGTFSLFKNSVNPLITGGILNSGSLIFDNNNSPTVNGSITNTGSVAFNAVVGGNYVQTAGSLTINQSAGNAVVKGTASISGGTFDLNGKTYSNGLMVVSGLGVLTNSVAGATFSGGLSNANVVAVTADTFFNGPITNTGSFFLQGAISNSFVNSGTVKLNNDATITGVASITAGLFNLNGMDLFNSAMSLTGGSVLTNTVAGASVNGGISNAATISVSTDTFFKGTVTNTGAFFFQGAISNNLVSSGTVFLNNNATITGTASITAGTFDLNGRILTNALMVVSGSGVLTNSVAGATLRGSANLQNAFLSGSTVTNAGILSGSGTISASLVNAAGGSLTATNGKLTVTAAPVQNGAVNVATSGKLDVAQAWQNNGTVNMLGGTLVDGDTTNTASGTVIGFGTISNLMVNLGTLTATNGTLLLAGAPVQNGAVNIATSGKLDVTQDWQNNGSINMQGGFLVDGTLTNLAGHTVTGFGTISNLLVNSGILIATNGTLNLVAKPSGNGTINIMSSGTLNVTPDWQNGGMLNLRGGTLAGGNFTNAAGSVLTGVGTISSLLVNSGTLTATNGTLTLALAPVQNGTVNIANAATLNVVPAWANSAAGTVVLGGGVLTGGTFTVDGTVSGNGTIAANLSLGAKTLTVSGGQLNLSGNTTISSGTVAGGPTRNLGTITGFGSFTGALVNDRRVNVTNGMLSVASAFTQNGTVTIAAASTLNVAPNWANAGTILMSGGILAGGTTTNNAGASLTGFGTISNQFINLGTMTATNGTLLVFDVPTQSGTINIVTTGVFQVSGALTNSGTITINSGGSLTGANIVLNTGTINANASSSISGAVIIINGGIVSGGASNAINSGTIVVNSTGVLQSQFQTALDSAVITVNTNGTLRFNVSAQNPGNAITLNSGAIVEANAALTLNSANVALPTAGLIVFNGTSGITISNAYPALTGDITFDGSNTNVTIGSIAETGGSHSLTKNGTGALNLIGADSYSGGTVVNAGTLNANATGALDSAPLTVNGGAANLNASNTMTGGATSVNGGVLNANAVGALGSGTLTMNGGTVGMNATNAYTGSADMTVGSLATLVTTVKGGTPFGAATIYNYGTLAISGVNGSMVGNTNNVVFQPGSTLFIDQTGQTNGSSYDRWGDSQAIALNGSTLMLRGIASSNAAAETVGNVSFAGGSQIALTDQGGGVSLVINSNLTRVGRATLDIDPSATLTGIVLSGSVNAARLVVNSPLATSNGMVAAYFVDVANNTFLNYVRSGSSTGLVDAVATVADIDTAVATNNVLVQGSSGNQVSHDLSLWSLRALKDIASTGGQHTITDGSGGLIIGGNFTVSPNLAFNSAEALVFVSSGNTGTLAGNISGSNGFTKFGMGNLVLSASANTFSGPTTINEGLLRVVTGGNGLANTNELTVGNAGTFDMNVNQVIGGLADLGTVTNSTAIARSLTILNTNTFVFSGTIAGPLSLTKQGLATQTLAGANSYTGQTTVAAGTLLVHGSLNNAGGTVTVNSGATLGGTGTVSRAVVVNAGGAILVNNGAAPFTLNGGSVFNSGVITANLGQLIIGGVFTNAGTFSALNGSVGTISSAMFNSGSMLLDASTLNAALSWRNTGTLNLVNGTLLGGALTNAGRVSGSGTIGSSVINNSGATITASGGGTLTLTAIPLQNGLVNILGTLNVASAWSNGNAGTVTINGGVLTGGTFTVDGAVTGNGTISANMVIGNAKTVTVNGGQMNLTALTTMGGGIINGGPGVNNFGTMSGAGTISATLANTGYIRATNGLLFVQTLAGNQAAGILEASAGATLAINGTTAWLNNGQLTVSGGTVIGGAISNNASKVISGFGTISPNVYNSGQVLVNNPGQVLTLNNSLVNLAGGVVAANTGSLAINGTFTNAGTLNMVHSVGTFSGAVVNSGAWITDPTINVFQNTYTVTSSGFIQSSAGDVYIFTNNATTAANFINVSTNKSQYDTRASDFVFANTLGLTQVFAAAGHDFGPAASMATNRIEGLNADPFSLPQYSNNFALGTLEISDFTTVRVTDAFSTLGPGTNDGFEAALYLDNLFLGSNSLLLIGSNVQLYFINSNSWSMANVQLEGNPNFDNSLNGIHQLAVIPEPSVVLLWLSGITTLCAARRRQARARQ
- a CDS encoding aldo/keto reductase, translated to MKYRRFGRTNLSMPVISCGGMRYQHSWKDEDASGITAEGQANLEATIHRALELGINHIETARGYGTSELQLGKILPHLPRERMIIQTKVSPCADPKEFLATFNQSMENLQLDHVDLLGLHGINNEEVLDFAMRRGGCLEVARQLQKEGRVRFIGFSTHAVPRVIARAIESGQFDYVNLHWYFVNPLNWSSVQAATKHDMGVFIISPNDKGGMLQNRPAKMAELCAPLTPIQFNDLYCLARPEVHTLSCGAARPADFDEHIAALEFYGREAETIAPVERRLRTEMERVLGADWCSHWTEGLPEYSEAPDQVNVIEILRLWMYVKSLDLVEWGKMRYNLLGNAGHWFPGEMVSKITDEQKLRSAISESPFASRIPEILREAHELLFTEPKKRLSQS
- a CDS encoding sugar phosphate isomerase/epimerase, which codes for MLGLAAFADEISPDLDVQIAECKRQGVTHVELRGVDGRNVLDFDKSMRAEIKQKLTDNGLGVIGIGSPIGKVKLSEPFGPHFERFKLAVELAEFFDAPFVRIFSYYGAFPNGRAKVLHRLQEKIDYVRSCRPVLLHENERHIYGELGASCLDLHQNLDSPKFRAAFDFANFVQAGEDPLDNWPLLKPYTVHIHIKDALLDSGKVVPAGEGNGHIAEILKDACANDYKGFLSFEPHLAIAGQSSGFSGPELFGVAVNALRKLARENAIPLAS
- a CDS encoding sugar phosphate isomerase/epimerase — its product is MRIQQIAAQLYTVRDFAKTPAEIAKTLKKIRAIGYEAVQISGLGPMEETKLVALLKNEGLTCCATHEDGNMILNEPQRVVERLQKLACQITAYAWPAGIKFDTLADVKTFAARLNAAGEVLHEAGQVLCYHNHQIEFRRLGGKPILEILFDETDPRYLQGEPDTYWVQNGGGDPVEWCDRLKNRLPILHMKDYAVNAENKPTFAEIGNGNLNWKRIIAAAEAAGCEWFCIEQDTCPGDPFDSLQQSFVFTKENLCSA